From a region of the Coffea arabica cultivar ET-39 chromosome 3e, Coffea Arabica ET-39 HiFi, whole genome shotgun sequence genome:
- the LOC113736851 gene encoding endochitinase EP3-like, giving the protein MKNFPTIIFSIMVLVGAFPQLISSQNCGCAPNLCCSKFGYCGNSNDYCGPGCQSGPCTSAPSGGNNGASVAGIVTDAFFNGIANQAASGCAGKGFYTRSAFLEAQKSYSKFGTSGSADDSKREVAAFFAHVTHETGHLCYIEEINGPSRNYCDKSNTQYPCVPGKGYYGRGPLQISWNYNYGPAGQSIGFNGLSQPELVARDNVISFKTALWFWMNNCHSRIISGQGFGATIRAINGQLECDGKNPNTVSARVGYYTQYCRQLGVDPGQNLRC; this is encoded by the exons atgaagaattttCCAACCATCATTTTCTCCATTATGGTTCTTGTCGGAGCCTTCCCACAGCTGATTTCAAGTCAAAACTGTGGCTGTGCACCAAACTTATGCTGCAGCAAATTCGGCTATTGCGGCAACAGCAACGACTACTGTGGCCCCGGCTGCCAATCCGGCCCTTGCACTTCTGCACCCAGCGGTGGTAATAATGGTGCTTCAGTTGCTGGTATTGTCACAGACGCTTTCTTTAATGGGATTGCTAATCAAGCTGCTTCGGGTTGTGCTGGAAAAGGGTTCTATACTCGATCGGCATTTCTTGAAGCTCAGAAGTCGTATTCTAAGTTTGGAACTTCTGGTTCTGCTGATGATTCTAAAAGGGAGGTTGCTGCTTTCTTTGCTCATGTCACTCATGAGACTGGAC ATCTGTGCTATATAGAAGAGATAAACGGCCCGTCCAGAAACTACTGTGACAAGAGCAACACTCAGTATCCATGTGTGCCAGGCAAGGGGTATTACGGCCGCGGTCCACTACAAATATCATGGAACTACAACTATGGACCAGCAGGACAAAGCATTGGGTTCAATGGACTAAGTCAACCTGAACTTGTAGCCAGAGATAACGTTATTTCGTTCAAAACTGCCTTGTGGTTTTGGATGAACAATTGTCATTCTCGTATCATTTCCGGCCAGGGTTTCGGGGCTACAATTCGTGCCATTAATGGTCAGCTTGAATGTGACGGTAAAAATCCAAACACTGTTAGTGCTCGTGTTGGGTATTATACTCAATATTGTCGCCAACTGGGTGTCGATCCTGGTCAGAATCTCAGATGCTAG
- the LOC113737661 gene encoding endochitinase EP3-like, which produces RSVLKTLVLVGSFSPLISSQNCDSEPDLCCSQWGYCGTSDDYCGKGCQFGPCTAASDGGNNGVSVADVVTDAFLSGTSDQAASSCAGKGFYTASAFLEALNSYSEFGTVGSVDDSKREIAAFIAHVTHETGHLCYIEEIDGPSKDYCDEMGPLQISWNFNYGPAGGSIGFNGLNEPETVATVNVISFKTALWFWMNNCHDLIISGQGFGATIRAVNGQLECDGANPDAVSARVEYYTEYCDQLGVDLRC; this is translated from the exons CGGTCGGTCCTGAAAACATTGGTTCTTGTAGGGTCCTTTTCCCCGCTGATTTCAAGCCAAAACTGTGACTCTGAACCAGATTTATGCTGCAGCCAGTGGGGCTATTGTGGCACCAGCGACGACTATTGTGGCAAAGGCTGCCAGTTCGGCCCTTGCACCGCTGCATCAGATGGTGGTAATAATGGTGTTTCAGTTGCTGATGTTGTGACAGACGCTTTCTTGAGCGGGACTTCTGATCAAGCTGCTTCAAGCTGTGCTGGAAAAGGGTTCTATACTGCATCGGCATTTCTTGAAGCTCTGAATTCGTATTCTGAGTTTGGAACAGTTGGTTCAGTTGATGATTCTAAAAGGGAGATTGCTGCCTTCATTGCTCATGTGACTCATGAGACTGGAC ATTTGTGCTACATAGAAGAGATAGACGGCCCCTCCAAAGATTACTGTGATGagat GGGTCCATTACAAATATCATGGAACTTTAACTATGGACCAGCAGGGGGAAGCATAGGGTTCAATGGACTAAATGAACCTGAAACTGTGGCCACAGTTAATGTTATTTCATTCAAAACTGCCTTGTGGTTCTGGATGAACAATTGTCATGATCTTATCATTTCTGGTCAGGGTTTTGGGGCTACAATTCGTGCCGTTAACGGACAGCTTGAATGTGATGGTGCAAATCCGGACGCTGTTAGTGCTCGTGTTGAGTATTATACTGAATATTGTGACCAGTTGGGTGTTGATCTCAGGTGCTAG